The following are from one region of the Flavobacteriaceae bacterium UJ101 genome:
- a CDS encoding polyphosphate kinase (KEGG: ret:RHE_PC00203 polyphosphate kinase), with protein sequence MELSIKKLKKLDSNKKLLNDLFEAKILSEKKFKEEYEYETNLLDLQHELVKLQTWVEKNNKRVLIILEGRDTAGKGGTIKRFIEYLDPKMVKVVALPAPTKKEQGQWYFQRYLNNLPEAGQIKFFDRSWYNRAVVEPVFGFCTDEQHELFLSQVNNVEKMLIDDGVIMIKLFLTISQEEQADRLESRREDPLKAWKLGKLDEQAQEKWDDYTHYIEKLFKTTSTTFSPWIEVNTDSKKKARLECIKYVLSKVPYEGKSGKFDSNQDIFKIYT encoded by the coding sequence ATGGAGTTAAGTATTAAAAAATTAAAAAAATTAGATAGCAATAAAAAATTATTAAACGATTTATTTGAAGCTAAAATATTAAGTGAAAAAAAGTTTAAAGAAGAATACGAATATGAAACCAACTTATTAGATTTACAGCATGAATTGGTGAAATTACAAACTTGGGTAGAGAAAAATAATAAACGTGTTTTAATTATTTTAGAAGGAAGAGATACTGCTGGTAAAGGAGGTACTATTAAGCGATTTATAGAATATTTAGATCCAAAAATGGTAAAAGTGGTAGCCTTACCTGCACCAACTAAAAAAGAACAGGGACAGTGGTATTTTCAGCGTTATTTAAATAATTTACCTGAAGCAGGACAAATTAAGTTTTTTGATCGAAGTTGGTATAATAGAGCTGTTGTAGAACCTGTTTTTGGATTTTGTACAGACGAACAACATGAATTATTTTTAAGCCAAGTAAATAATGTAGAGAAAATGTTAATTGATGATGGAGTTATTATGATCAAACTTTTTTTAACCATTTCTCAGGAAGAACAAGCTGATCGTTTAGAATCAAGAAGGGAAGATCCATTAAAAGCATGGAAATTAGGTAAATTAGATGAACAAGCTCAAGAAAAATGGGATGATTATACTCATTATATTGAAAAATTATTTAAAACTACTTCTACAACGTTTTCTCCATGGATTGAGGTAAATACGGATAGTAAGAAAAAAGCTCGTTTAGAATGCATTAAATATGTATTGAGTAAAGTGCCATATGAAGGAAAGTCTGGTAAATTTGATTCTAACCAAGATATTTTTAAAATATATACGTAA